caaaggtcaaggtcgagattcaaacacatcaaacaaaCATGGCCTTAAGCCTGGGAGGAGCAGAAATCAAGGccgaattttcaaatcaaatgtcatatatttcacatGTCCATAATAAGCCGCTCGTTGGGCCAAAAGACTCAACTGCAAGAGCTTTGCATCAAAGCCCTTTCAGTTGGGTCTCCGCCACCGATTGGGTGGGGGTAAGAGCGGCAGCCGTGCCCTGTCAGGTTACGTGTGGGAAAACTTATAGTGGAGGGTAAACTTGGGCCTTGAATTTCATGATAGATTCCAGCCCGCCTTGCAAGGTATTCAAGAATATTTGATTGCCCAATTGTGATAAATGTACCCCATCGGATTGAAAAAATTGAGGATGGTCGGATATGTCAGGGTAGTGAATGATGGAACCCCCAACCTCGCACACTCTACTCTGAATAAAGGAATTAATTCGTTTTCTAGCTTTCTCCATAGcttttgtgttttgtgtgtatcgCCAGGCAATTCTGGGCAAAATAAGAGACCATATGATGTGTGCACTACAAAATTCTTGTCTTAAATAATGAACCAATTGATTTATTGCCAATCTTATTTTTCTCACAGAAGTTTTACCCAAGTCGTTACCGCCACAGTGGATTAACAAGGCGGTAGGGGAAGGGCCTACTTGCCGTAGGGTCTTTATCTTGTTAATGGCTTTGATCAATTCGAGTCCTCCATAACCCTGCCACCACAATGAAACTTTTATCCTTTCTAAATTGAGATTGGTCCCA
Above is a genomic segment from Ostrea edulis chromosome 3, xbOstEdul1.1, whole genome shotgun sequence containing:
- the LOC125669339 gene encoding uncharacterized protein LOC125669339, with product MPRKRQTSDQPPKRAKRGRRQDGQAMPPPDPQPDKDKSRQSMETPQYPSHSQLSLPAPLQGTEDQHNLQIPQQHIQTISLPPQQSPPGVQQPAEDEQFIWMFGSSIIKRAHVESLHRPGGTNLNLERIKVSLWWQGYGGLELIKAINKIKTLRQVGPSPTALLIHCGGNDLGKTSVRKIRLAINQLVHYLRQEFCSAHIIWSLILPRIAWRYTQNTKAMEKARKRINSFIQSRVCEVGGSIIHYPDISDHPQFFQSDGVHLSQLGNQIFLNTLQGGLESIMKFKAQVYPPL